The Pseudomonas sp. G2-4 genome window below encodes:
- a CDS encoding glycosyltransferase family 39 protein, with product MKMPRVYSGALPSRFVDRSALAAVAVLALVVRFHGITIPVIWYDEAFSVLLARHEPGQIWSLTARDVHPPLYYLVLHYWMVLFGDGAMAVRSLSALVDVGTVLLGVKLMSLVSTRRATWIAALLLALLPISVRYSQEARMYTLLGFWLMGATVALVCWVKESERKPFAFIYVLLMTAAFYTHYFAALCVLVHWFYWWWGRPGAASTVLPTRTWVLANVLIVVLFLPWLPHFIDHLTGRSGLGWIPPVTGQSVLGLVWQFIVMSAWGTQSLLLRMVPLGLVIACALVLIRKDNLRHRFNGLLVGYFFIPVVVLALLALIVPVFVPRYLVFSAVGVPFIVAVALDILGRRTGVLALAVVIVVTAEIQGLHSVYRQADGLNGTDLRRDFRLDVLAAEIQQMIRPGDDILLDSLIWYLPFSYYNQTGMRPTLYIHIPSGTALKGFDRNGYALISEDARWINFNSLQVLKCNEPRLWWIAAKTHPKDELLQEKGWEKKLTLVDREMVASLFILKASPASDEAGNPATTTPPLPPAAQNCPPAPSATSANKTPH from the coding sequence ATGAAGATGCCTCGCGTTTACTCAGGAGCACTCCCCAGCCGGTTTGTCGATCGTTCAGCTTTGGCGGCTGTGGCAGTCCTTGCGCTCGTGGTGCGTTTTCACGGAATCACGATACCCGTTATCTGGTATGACGAGGCGTTCAGCGTGCTGCTTGCCCGGCACGAGCCTGGGCAGATCTGGTCTCTTACGGCACGAGACGTTCATCCTCCACTGTATTACCTCGTGCTGCACTACTGGATGGTTTTGTTCGGCGACGGTGCCATGGCTGTAAGGTCGCTCAGTGCGTTGGTTGATGTTGGCACTGTCTTGCTGGGTGTAAAGCTGATGAGCCTGGTTTCGACGCGAAGAGCAACCTGGATCGCTGCGTTGTTATTGGCGTTACTGCCAATTTCGGTTCGATACAGTCAGGAAGCGCGGATGTACACCTTGCTCGGGTTTTGGCTGATGGGGGCAACCGTGGCATTGGTGTGCTGGGTTAAGGAGAGTGAGAGGAAGCCATTTGCATTCATTTATGTACTGCTGATGACCGCCGCTTTCTACACCCACTATTTTGCAGCGCTGTGTGTCCTTGTTCATTGGTTTTATTGGTGGTGGGGGCGTCCGGGCGCTGCTAGTACCGTGCTACCGACGCGCACCTGGGTACTGGCTAACGTTCTGATCGTCGTGTTGTTCCTGCCTTGGCTGCCTCATTTTATTGATCATCTGACTGGCCGATCGGGTCTTGGATGGATACCGCCTGTCACAGGACAGTCAGTGTTGGGTCTCGTTTGGCAGTTTATTGTGATGAGTGCTTGGGGGACCCAATCGTTGCTTCTGCGCATGGTGCCCCTAGGGTTGGTTATTGCATGCGCACTCGTGCTGATTCGGAAGGACAACCTCCGGCATCGTTTCAATGGTTTATTGGTAGGCTATTTTTTTATCCCGGTTGTAGTTCTTGCTTTGCTGGCGTTAATCGTTCCGGTATTCGTTCCTCGCTACCTGGTATTTTCCGCAGTTGGAGTGCCTTTCATCGTCGCAGTAGCGCTGGATATATTGGGGCGTCGGACAGGCGTTCTGGCCTTGGCCGTGGTGATTGTGGTTACTGCAGAAATACAGGGACTGCATTCGGTGTACCGACAAGCGGATGGCTTGAATGGAACCGATTTACGTAGGGATTTCAGGCTTGATGTGTTGGCCGCTGAGATTCAACAAATGATTCGGCCAGGTGATGACATTCTGCTTGATTCTTTAATTTGGTACTTGCCATTCAGTTATTACAATCAAACGGGTATGCGACCGACGCTTTATATCCACATACCTTCCGGTACAGCTCTAAAAGGTTTTGACCGTAACGGTTACGCCCTGATTTCTGAAGATGCTAGATGGATTAATTTCAATAGTTTGCAGGTACTTAAATGCAATGAGCCTAGGCTCTGGTGGATAGCGGCAAAAACTCATCCTAAGGACGAGCTGCTGCAGGAGAAAGGTTGGGAAAAAAAACTTACTCTTGTAGATCGAGAGATGGTTGCTTCTCTGTTCATCCTCAAAGCGTCACCAGCCTCAGATGAGGCTGGTAATCCAGCCACCACTACGCCGCCACTACCTCCTGCGGCTCAAAACTGTCCGCCCGCGCCATCTGCCACATCCGCGAATAAAACGCCCCATTGA
- a CDS encoding glycosyltransferase family 2 protein, which produces MNVSLIVPVFNEEQAISLFYESVRQHPALKDHAVEIVFINDGSGDQTAAIARDIALMDSRVLLINFSRNFGKEPALFAGLEHASGDVVIPMDVDLQDPIDVIPRMIAEWGKGAEVVLAKRRDRSSDSYLKRRGAALFYGVLNHIAYPHIEQNVGDFRLMDRKVVEVIKTLPEYQLFMKGVLSWAGFNTVVIEYDRPRRAAGKSKFNGWKLWNLALEGITSFSTVPLRLWTYVGGCISLVSLLYAIYMVLDKILFGNDVPGYPSLMVAVLFLGGVQLVGIGVLGEYIGRIYLETKHRPRYVIKEMIREGRMKSRDGS; this is translated from the coding sequence ATGAACGTTTCTTTGATCGTTCCGGTCTTCAATGAAGAACAAGCCATCAGCCTGTTTTATGAAAGTGTCCGTCAGCATCCGGCATTGAAAGACCATGCCGTCGAAATCGTCTTCATCAACGATGGCAGCGGCGACCAGACCGCCGCCATCGCCCGCGATATTGCACTGATGGACAGCCGGGTCCTGTTGATCAACTTCTCCCGCAACTTTGGCAAGGAACCGGCCCTGTTTGCCGGCCTTGAACACGCCAGCGGCGACGTGGTGATCCCCATGGACGTGGATCTGCAAGACCCCATCGACGTCATTCCACGAATGATCGCCGAATGGGGAAAGGGCGCCGAAGTGGTGCTGGCCAAGCGCCGCGATCGCTCATCCGACAGCTATCTCAAGCGCCGGGGCGCGGCGTTGTTCTATGGGGTGCTCAATCACATCGCCTACCCGCACATCGAGCAGAACGTCGGGGATTTTCGCTTGATGGATCGCAAGGTGGTGGAGGTGATCAAGACCCTTCCCGAATACCAACTGTTCATGAAGGGCGTGTTGTCGTGGGCCGGTTTCAACACCGTGGTCATCGAATACGACCGCCCCCGCCGCGCTGCCGGCAAGAGCAAGTTCAATGGCTGGAAGTTGTGGAATCTTGCCCTTGAAGGCATCACGTCGTTCAGCACGGTGCCGTTGCGGCTGTGGACTTACGTGGGCGGTTGCATCTCCTTGGTTTCGCTCCTGTACGCGATTTACATGGTGCTGGACAAGATTCTGTTTGGTAACGACGTGCCGGGTTATCCGTCGTTGATGGTTGCAGTTTTATTCCTGGGCGGTGTGCAACTGGTGGGTATCGGTGTGCTGGGCGAGTACATCGGGCGGATTTATCTGGAGACCAAGCATCGGCCCCGGTATGTCATCAAGGAAATGATCAGGGAAGGCCGGATGAAATCCCGGGATGGATCCTGA
- a CDS encoding GtrA family protein: MKTLWKGFFSYSLVGLANTLIHWQIFFVLRVAFGLNQAMSNFTAFCVAASFSFYVNALYTFEAKTSALGYVLFLGVMGALSFTVGYLGDRWHVHGLLTVAVFSLLSLVIGFLLSRFVVFRGHCP; encoded by the coding sequence ATGAAAACATTATGGAAAGGTTTTTTCAGCTACTCCCTGGTGGGGCTGGCTAATACGCTGATCCATTGGCAGATATTTTTCGTGCTGCGGGTGGCGTTCGGCCTCAATCAAGCGATGAGCAATTTCACGGCCTTTTGCGTGGCGGCCTCCTTCTCTTTTTATGTCAATGCGCTCTACACCTTCGAAGCCAAAACCTCGGCATTGGGCTATGTTCTTTTCCTAGGCGTCATGGGTGCCCTCAGTTTCACCGTCGGTTATCTGGGTGATCGCTGGCACGTCCACGGCCTGCTGACCGTGGCGGTATTTTCGCTGTTGAGCCTGGTGATCGGTTTTCTGTTGTCGCGGTTTGTGGTGTTTCGCGGACATTGTCCATGA
- a CDS encoding amino acid permease translates to MPVGNHLPHGETAQGGPLKRELGERHIRLMALGACIGVGLFLGSAKAIEMAGPAIMLSYIIGGLAILVIMRALGEMAVHNPVAGSFSRYAQDYLGPLAGFLTGWNYWFLWLVTCVAEITAVAVYMGIWFPDVPRWIWALAALVSMGSINLIAVKAFGEFEFWFALIKIVTIIAMVIGGIGIIAFGFGNDGVALGLSNLWTHGGFMPNGVQGVLMSLQMVMFAYLGVEMIGLTAGEAKNPQKTIPNAIGSVFWRILLFYVGALFVILSIYPWNEIGTQGSPFVMTFERLGIKTAAGIINFVVITAALSSCNGGIFSTGRMLYSLAQNGQAPAGFATTSANGVPRRALLLSIAALLLGVLLNYLVPEKVFVWVTSIATFGAIWTWVMILLAQLKFRKSLSASERAALKYRMWLYPVSSYLALAFLVLVVGLMAYFPDTRVALYIGPAFLALLTVLFYTFKLQPTGDVQGAVRSTS, encoded by the coding sequence ATGCCTGTCGGCAATCATCTGCCCCATGGCGAGACCGCTCAGGGTGGTCCGCTCAAACGTGAGCTCGGTGAGCGGCACATCCGCCTGATGGCGCTTGGCGCCTGTATCGGTGTCGGGCTGTTCCTCGGCTCGGCCAAGGCCATTGAAATGGCCGGCCCGGCGATCATGCTGTCCTACATCATTGGCGGCCTGGCGATCCTGGTGATCATGCGTGCCCTCGGCGAGATGGCCGTGCACAACCCGGTGGCCGGGTCGTTCAGCCGTTATGCCCAGGACTACCTAGGTCCGCTGGCCGGTTTCCTGACCGGTTGGAACTACTGGTTCCTGTGGCTGGTAACCTGCGTGGCGGAGATCACCGCAGTGGCGGTGTACATGGGCATCTGGTTCCCCGACGTACCCCGTTGGATCTGGGCCCTGGCCGCGCTGGTCAGCATGGGCTCGATCAACCTGATCGCGGTCAAGGCCTTCGGTGAATTCGAATTCTGGTTCGCCCTGATCAAGATCGTGACCATCATTGCCATGGTCATCGGTGGCATTGGCATCATCGCCTTCGGGTTCGGCAACGACGGCGTGGCCCTGGGCCTTTCCAACCTCTGGACCCACGGTGGCTTCATGCCCAACGGCGTGCAGGGCGTGTTGATGTCCCTGCAGATGGTGATGTTCGCCTACCTGGGCGTGGAGATGATCGGTCTGACCGCCGGTGAAGCGAAGAACCCGCAGAAAACCATCCCCAACGCCATCGGCTCGGTGTTCTGGCGGATCCTGCTGTTCTACGTCGGCGCGCTGTTCGTGATCCTGTCGATCTACCCGTGGAACGAGATCGGCACCCAGGGCAGCCCGTTTGTGATGACTTTCGAGCGCCTGGGCATCAAGACCGCCGCCGGCATCATCAACTTCGTGGTGATCACTGCGGCGTTGTCGTCCTGTAACGGCGGCATCTTCAGCACTGGGCGGATGCTCTACAGCCTGGCGCAGAATGGCCAGGCCCCGGCCGGCTTCGCCACGACCTCGGCCAACGGCGTGCCGCGTCGCGCCTTGTTGTTGTCCATCGCCGCGCTGCTGCTGGGCGTGCTGCTCAATTACCTGGTGCCGGAGAAAGTCTTCGTCTGGGTGACCTCTATCGCGACCTTCGGCGCAATCTGGACCTGGGTGATGATCCTGCTGGCCCAGCTCAAATTCCGTAAAAGCCTGAGTGCTTCGGAACGTGCGGCCCTGAAATATCGCATGTGGCTGTACCCGGTCAGTTCCTACCTGGCGCTGGCATTCCTGGTGCTGGTGGTGGGCCTGATGGCGTACTTCCCGGACACCCGCGTGGCGCTCTACATTGGCCCGGCATTCCTGGCGTTGCTAACGGTGCTGTTCTATACCTTCAAGTTGCAACCCACCGGTGATGTGCAGGGGGCGGTGCGTTCAACTTCGTAA
- a CDS encoding transposase: MRPLRPNSHRLRHGRSSERGRGYLVTTVTHQRAPIFKDLRLGRLLIAEMRLAHERGLVNSLAWVVMPDHLHWLVQLEQAQLSQVMQTIKSRSTLTINRAMNRNGAFWQSGFHDCAIRDNQSLRPAADYITANPIRAGLVEHIGDYPHWDTAWI; encoded by the coding sequence ATGCGTCCTCTACGTCCAAACTCTCATCGCCTGCGTCATGGCCGCTCTTCGGAACGTGGACGAGGTTATCTCGTCACTACGGTCACACACCAACGGGCGCCTATTTTCAAGGACCTGCGACTGGGTCGCTTACTGATTGCAGAAATGCGTCTGGCTCATGAGCGAGGCTTGGTTAATTCGCTCGCCTGGGTTGTGATGCCAGACCATCTGCATTGGTTAGTGCAACTGGAACAAGCCCAACTCTCTCAGGTAATGCAGACGATCAAATCCCGCAGCACTCTTACAATCAATCGAGCCATGAACAGAAACGGCGCCTTTTGGCAAAGCGGCTTCCATGACTGCGCGATCCGCGATAACCAATCCCTTCGCCCCGCTGCCGACTACATCACCGCCAATCCTATTCGCGCTGGGCTGGTGGAGCATATTGGCGACTACCCGCATTGGGATACTGCATGGATCTAA
- a CDS encoding transglycosylase domain-containing protein translates to MGALWQTDPNKPMVPTERMEEAPLPQKTRRARHGWRAFWLLLLIIVVVVGLAVAKEMRTSRFQAEELSKYAASLGYSVQPGPSDAIVYPGAGPFDRRLGYSALGEFLPRLLKRDYVIQAQARFSPALMDYVEKGLFVPYAEKIQAGLTITDCRAAPVYQFKYPQQLYASFDAIPPVVVQSLLFIENRFLLDPKHPQANPAVDWPRFGMAAWSQVAKLLSLPGQSAGGSTLATQLEKYRHSPEGLTVSGAEKIRQMISASVRAYQAGPQTLEARQRVVRDYLNSVPLSAVPGHGEVHGMAEGLRVWYGADFNRANERLASTATDPRSLAEKGLALREMLSLMIAQRRPSHFLSKGRDELARLTDSHVRLLAQNGVIDAPLAEATLASKVSYRDWVQDPTVQPNETNKGISAARSRLANLLNRPLYDLDRLDLSATSTLQSDLQAQATEYLKRLADPAFAAEIGLMGERLLTPTSTTQVRYSFTLLELTPDGSRVRVQTDSTDQPFDINEGSKLELGSTAKLRVLTTYLQIIAELHDRYAQQTPAALKKTDISDQDRLSRWAVDYLIQNTDRSLPKMLEAALDRTYSASPGEAFFTGGGLHTFHNFRNEDNGRIPTLRDSLRESINLPFIRLMRDLVRYATYAGPSNSAELLKDDKDPRRQEYLAQFADREGTSFLLKFWKKYQKKDTGQRLETFLDSMHPTAIRLAAVHRYFFPNDSQESFNRFVRSHLKSAKSAEKLTDERLERLYQSYGPGAYDLPDQGFIAKVHPLDLWLMGYLLNHPDAKFSQIVKASEFERQEVYSWLFKSRHKSARDSRIRTMLEIEAFLDIHQRWQKVGYPFDHLVPSLATAIGSSGDRPAALAELVGTILNDGIRQPALRVDSLDFAVNTPYETRLVNDPDKGKRVMPVEVAQALRGALSQVVDAGTAKRVAGSFKLADGTPLAMGGKTGTGDNRIEAVGSGGRVISSKSINRTATFVFYIGDSHFGTLTAFVPGASAQNFKFTSALPVQVLKGMAPFLSPYLQPGSQTQCKPLVARQ, encoded by the coding sequence ATGGGCGCTTTATGGCAAACCGATCCGAATAAACCTATGGTCCCGACTGAACGTATGGAAGAAGCACCTTTACCCCAAAAAACTCGCCGCGCACGGCATGGCTGGCGGGCGTTCTGGTTGTTGTTGCTGATTATCGTCGTGGTGGTCGGCCTGGCGGTGGCCAAGGAAATGCGCACGTCGCGGTTTCAGGCCGAGGAGCTCAGCAAGTACGCCGCGTCCCTGGGCTATTCAGTGCAACCGGGCCCCAGCGATGCCATCGTCTATCCCGGCGCAGGCCCGTTCGACCGGCGGTTGGGCTACAGCGCCCTGGGGGAATTCCTGCCGCGTCTGCTCAAGCGCGACTACGTGATCCAGGCCCAGGCGCGTTTCTCGCCGGCCTTGATGGATTACGTCGAAAAAGGCCTGTTCGTGCCCTACGCGGAAAAGATCCAGGCCGGTCTGACCATCACCGACTGCCGCGCCGCGCCGGTGTATCAGTTCAAGTACCCGCAGCAGCTGTATGCGAGTTTCGACGCGATCCCGCCCGTAGTGGTGCAAAGCCTGCTGTTTATCGAAAACCGCTTTCTGCTCGACCCCAAGCACCCCCAGGCCAACCCGGCGGTGGACTGGCCGCGTTTTGGCATGGCGGCCTGGTCGCAAGTGGCCAAGCTGTTGAGTTTGCCGGGCCAGTCCGCCGGGGGCAGCACACTGGCGACGCAACTGGAAAAATACCGCCATTCCCCCGAAGGCCTCACCGTGTCGGGCGCGGAGAAAATCCGCCAGATGATCTCCGCCAGCGTGCGCGCCTACCAGGCCGGTCCGCAAACCCTCGAGGCTCGGCAGCGGGTCGTGCGCGACTACCTCAACAGCGTGCCGCTCTCCGCCGTGCCGGGGCATGGTGAAGTCCATGGCATGGCTGAAGGCTTGCGGGTCTGGTACGGCGCCGATTTCAACCGGGCCAATGAACGCCTGGCCAGCACCGCGACCGATCCCCGGAGCCTGGCGGAGAAGGGCCTGGCCCTGCGGGAAATGCTGTCATTGATGATCGCTCAGCGGCGCCCTTCTCACTTCCTGTCCAAGGGCCGTGACGAACTGGCGCGCCTGACCGACAGCCACGTCCGATTGCTGGCGCAAAACGGCGTCATCGATGCGCCCCTGGCCGAGGCTACCCTGGCCAGCAAGGTCAGTTATCGCGACTGGGTCCAGGACCCGACCGTGCAGCCCAACGAAACCAACAAAGGCATCAGCGCCGCCCGCAGTCGTCTCGCCAACCTGCTCAACCGCCCGCTGTACGACCTCGATCGCCTGGATCTTTCCGCCACCAGCACCCTGCAAAGTGACTTGCAGGCCCAGGCCACCGAGTACCTCAAGCGTTTGGCCGACCCGGCCTTCGCTGCCGAGATCGGCCTGATGGGCGAACGCTTGCTGACCCCCACCAGCACCACCCAGGTGCGCTACAGCTTCACCCTGCTGGAACTGACCCCCGACGGCTCGCGAGTTCGGGTGCAAACCGACAGCACCGACCAGCCCTTCGACATCAACGAAGGCAGCAAACTGGAACTGGGCTCCACCGCCAAGTTGCGGGTCCTCACCACGTACCTGCAGATCATTGCCGAACTGCATGATCGCTATGCCCAGCAAACTCCGGCGGCGTTGAAGAAAACCGACATTTCCGACCAGGACCGCCTCTCCCGCTGGGCCGTCGACTACCTGATCCAGAACACCGACCGCAGCCTGCCGAAAATGCTCGAAGCTGCCCTGGACCGTACCTATTCCGCCAGCCCCGGCGAGGCGTTCTTCACCGGTGGCGGGCTGCACACCTTCCACAACTTCCGCAACGAGGACAACGGCCGCATCCCGACCTTGCGCGACTCCCTGCGCGAGTCGATCAACCTGCCGTTCATCCGCCTGATGCGCGACCTGGTGCGCTACGCCACCTACGCTGGCCCGAGCAACAGCGCCGAATTGCTCAAGGACGACAAGGACCCGCGCCGCCAGGAATACCTGGCCCAATTCGCCGACCGCGAAGGCACCTCGTTCCTGCTCAAGTTCTGGAAGAAATACCAGAAAAAAGACACGGGTCAGCGTCTCGAAACCTTCCTCGACAGCATGCACCCCACGGCGATCCGCCTGGCCGCCGTGCACCGGTACTTCTTTCCCAACGACAGCCAGGAAAGCTTCAACCGCTTCGTGCGCTCGCACCTCAAGTCGGCCAAGAGCGCCGAAAAACTCACCGACGAACGCCTGGAACGGCTCTACCAGAGCTACGGCCCCGGCGCCTATGACCTGCCCGACCAAGGCTTCATCGCCAAGGTCCACCCGCTGGACCTGTGGCTGATGGGTTACCTGCTGAACCACCCCGACGCCAAGTTCAGCCAGATCGTCAAGGCCAGCGAGTTCGAGCGCCAGGAGGTCTATAGCTGGCTGTTCAAGAGTCGGCACAAGAGCGCCCGCGACAGCCGCATCCGCACCATGCTGGAGATCGAAGCGTTCCTGGATATCCACCAGCGCTGGCAGAAAGTCGGCTACCCGTTCGATCACCTGGTGCCGTCGCTCGCCACCGCCATCGGCAGCTCGGGCGACCGCCCCGCTGCACTCGCGGAGCTGGTGGGCACCATCCTCAACGACGGCATCCGCCAACCGGCGCTGCGCGTCGACAGCCTGGACTTTGCCGTCAATACGCCCTATGAGACGCGGCTGGTCAACGATCCGGATAAAGGCAAGCGAGTGATGCCGGTGGAAGTGGCCCAGGCCTTACGCGGCGCGCTGTCCCAGGTGGTCGATGCCGGCACCGCGAAACGGGTGGCCGGCAGTTTCAAGCTGGCCGACGGTACACCGCTGGCCATGGGCGGCAAGACCGGCACCGGCGACAACCGCATCGAAGCCGTCGGCTCGGGTGGGAGAGTGATCAGTTCCAAATCGATCAACCGCACCGCCACCTTCGTGTTCTACATCGGCGACAGCCATTTCGGCACCCTCACCGCCTTTGTCCCGGGGGCTTCGGCGCAGAACTTCAAGTTCACCTCGGCCTTGCCGGTGCAGGTGCTCAAGGGCATGGCGCCGTTTCTGTCGCCCTACTTGCAGCCGGGTAGCCAGACCCAGTGCAAGCCGTTGGTGGCTCGGCAATGA
- a CDS encoding CS1 type fimbrial major subunit, whose translation MLNKIVSVTALVVAALSPTLVLAADDARAPIHITANIPNKQFHVQPRNPDFGKDEYMYYNTVTYDLSSIRQTFDVKNTDGSVHAYIEGDSFLSNGSVRIPLRVFFNDVFLNELPQEVVDDATSTPGTQVEMFIHASHWPIPRTPGLYTGNFTVIFDAVPRVTL comes from the coding sequence ATGTTAAACAAAATCGTGTCCGTAACGGCCCTTGTTGTTGCAGCCCTGAGCCCTACGTTGGTATTGGCCGCTGATGATGCCCGCGCACCGATCCATATCACCGCGAACATTCCGAACAAGCAATTTCATGTGCAGCCACGCAATCCGGATTTTGGTAAAGATGAGTACATGTATTACAACACTGTCACCTACGACTTGAGCTCCATACGCCAGACCTTTGATGTGAAGAATACCGATGGCTCGGTTCATGCCTACATTGAGGGGGACTCTTTTTTGTCTAATGGTAGTGTGCGCATACCTCTGCGTGTCTTTTTCAACGACGTATTCTTGAACGAGTTGCCTCAAGAAGTAGTAGATGACGCCACATCCACGCCAGGGACCCAGGTGGAGATGTTCATCCATGCGAGTCATTGGCCCATCCCTCGCACGCCTGGCCTGTACACCGGGAACTTCACTGTCATCTTCGATGCGGTACCCCGTGTAACCCTCTGA
- a CDS encoding CS1 type fimbrial major subunit, with translation MLNKIVSVTALVVATLSPSFVLAADDALASIHITANIPNKQFHVMPRDPEFGKNEVMHFNPVTSALSPVRQLFDVKNTDGSVHAYIDRRPDLFNGCNSIPIAVVFNNVYLNTWPKEVVDDVTSTPGMTAELHISTAFPINPQEQTGLYTGQFTVIFDAVPRVSL, from the coding sequence ATGTTGAACAAAATCGTGTCAGTAACGGCTTTGGTCGTTGCGACCCTGAGCCCTTCGTTTGTGTTGGCGGCAGATGATGCACTCGCATCGATCCATATCACCGCGAACATTCCGAATAAGCAATTTCATGTGATGCCACGGGATCCGGAGTTTGGTAAGAACGAGGTGATGCATTTCAATCCTGTGACTAGCGCGTTGTCGCCGGTGCGCCAGCTCTTTGATGTGAAGAACACCGACGGTTCGGTCCACGCCTACATTGATAGGCGACCCGATCTGTTCAACGGCTGTAACTCGATCCCCATTGCTGTTGTGTTTAACAACGTTTATCTGAACACCTGGCCGAAGGAAGTGGTTGATGACGTAACGTCCACGCCAGGTATGACGGCAGAGTTGCACATCTCCACGGCGTTTCCGATTAATCCCCAGGAACAGACTGGTTTGTACACCGGGCAATTCACCGTGATCTTCGACGCAGTCCCTCGGGTTAGCCTGTAA